In Mytilus edulis chromosome 7, xbMytEdul2.2, whole genome shotgun sequence, a single genomic region encodes these proteins:
- the LOC139483408 gene encoding uncharacterized protein: MASSFDHCGICHSRHIYKPSVLWCSDCDEGLCQDCIEHHSLSKASRNHKTVPLDEYHKLPSFIANINLHCGEHDEKYQLFCKEHNAMLCRKCVISENHVECKVLVPIEDVIQNAKTSVAFTEIESSFQEMKENLKLILEDRQKNISSLSDSKQKLQSEISAIRRQINQHLDKIQDHFIVELNKAVENSTQQIQSFIASLKKTQKEIDECIEDVENIKKYATNMQTFLGIKLLETKLNKTENDMQCWTEGSSLGLTVVSYKMNSLLQNISNEITMFGKPIVDIQLCDLALHRKKEGQAQLIVSLEPKDSVEHITLKLKTKIKTLSNNVSSCCILPCGKMVVSNYHPSYLKLFAPDGKFEKKIKNIMPKIYDVACVDNKTVAVVSSEEENIKLVNLKSGKAFRSIHTDLPSHGLTYIKGSFIIASDEGHLLEVGLEDTKTNIIGSNVVSSYVSSFKDKIYYKNQYKDTVVCQNKNGDLLWTFTDETVIKKIRCITVDEHGNLFVVGGESQNVIIISSDGTKHKILLSETDLCGVPWAINYNSDLKSLLVVNETDGQAFLYSVYYS; the protein is encoded by the coding sequence ATGGCTTCCTCTTTTGATCATTGTGGTATTTGTCATTCAAGACACATTTATAAGCCATCCGTTTTGTGGTGCTCAGATTGCGATGAAGGACTATGCCAAGACTGTATAGAACATCACAGCTTGTCAAAGGCATCACGAAACCACAAGACTGTTCCTCTTGACGAATATCATAAGTTACCATCATTTATCGCAAACATTAATCTGCATTGTGGTGAACACGATGAGAAGTACCAATTGTTTTGCAAGGAGCACAATGCCATGCTCTGTAGAAAATGCGTCATTTCTGAAAACCACGTTGAATGTAAAGTTTTAGTCCCTATTGAAGATGTCATTCAAAATGCTAAAACATCTGTAGCCTTTACAGAAATCGAGTCTTCATTCCAAGAAATGAAGGAAAATCTCAAACTTATCCTCGAGGACAGACAAAAGAATATATCTTCACTATcagattcaaaacaaaaactacaGTCCGAGATATCAGCGATTAGACGCCAGATAAATCAACACCTTGATAAAATACAAGACCATTTCATTGTTGAATTAAATAAAGCTGTAGAAAATTCTACCCAACAAATACAGAGCTTCATTGCATCTCTGAAGAAAACCCAAAAAGAAATAGACGAGTGCATAGAAGATGTAGAAAACATAAAGAAATATGCAACAAACATGCAAACATTTTTAGGTATCAAACTATTAGAAACCAAATTGAATAAAACAGAAAACGACATGCAGTGTTGGACTGAAGGTTCTAGTTTAGGTCTCACCGTAGTGTCATACAAGATGAACTCTTTACTTCAAAATATCAGTAACGAAATAACTATGTTCGGTAAACCGATCGTAGATATCCAACTATGTGACCTAGCTTTACACAGAAAAAAAGAGGGACAAGCTCAGTTGATCGTAAGTCTGGAACCTAAAGATTCAGTTGAGCATATAACGCtgaaattaaaaacgaaaatcAAAACTTTATCTAATAATGTGTCAAGTTGTTGTATTTTACCTTGCGGCAAAATGGTTGTGTCAAACTATCATCCTTCGTACTTGAAATTGTTTGCACCTGAtgggaaatttgaaaaaaaaattaaaaacataatgccTAAGATTTATGATGTTGCATGTGTCGACAATAAAACTGTTGCGGTCGTATCATCTGAGGAGGAGAATATAAAACTTGTAAATCTAAAATCGGGAAAAGCATTCAGAAGCATTCATACAGATTTACCTTCCCATGGTTTAACTTACATTAAAGGCAGTTTTATTATTGCATCTGATGAAGGACATTTGCTGGAGGTCGGGCTAGAGGATACCAAGACAAATATAATTGGCAGTAATGTAGTATCTTCATATGTATCTTCATTTAAGGATAagatttattataaaaatcaatataaagataCAGTAGTGTGTCAAAACAAAAACGGAGATTTACTATGGACTTTTACAGACGAAacggttataaaaaaaatcagatgtaTTACAGTAGACGAACATGGAAATCTTTTTGTCGTCGGAGGCGAATCACAAAATGTAATAATAATATCATCTGATGGCACAAAACATAAAATACTCCTGTCAGAAACAGATCTGTGTGGTGTTCCGTGGGCAATCAACTATAACAGCGACTTGAAATCTTTGCTTGTAGTAAACGAAACAGATGGTCAAGCATTTTTGTACAGTGTATACTACTCGTAA
- the LOC139483409 gene encoding uncharacterized protein, with the protein MNISSLSASKKKLESEISAIREQINNHLDKIQDNCIAEIDKTVENSIQQIQSFLPSVTKKQKEIDDCIEDIESIKTHATDMQTFLGFKQLEINLKQTENNILSWVNGDSLSQVMVSYKLNTLLQHISKEIITFGKPVVDVNPCKLSLKRRKEGQAQLMKVNVYPKRSVEHMTLELKAKIKTEANDVSGCCILPCGKFVISNYNPSDLTICSADGKVEKIITNRVYDIHDVTCVDNETVAVISSSKKNIILVSLISGKESRIIYTSSPSHGLIYFAGNFIVCLTSGKLQRVNMQGVQDNHTNYNPSAVGSIYVSAYRNDTLYSIEKTSNKIVCHNKKGNVLWKFTDEKTLKCPQSITVDEHGISFVAMKGSNKVIAIAADGEKHKILLSEKDLRGSPWAIDYNSNLKSLLVANEKGGQAFLYTVSYK; encoded by the coding sequence ATGAATATATCATCACTATCTGCTTCGAAAAAGAAACTGGAGTCCGAGATTTCAGCGATTCGAGAGCAGATAAATAATCACCTCGATAAGATACAAGACAATTGTATTGCTGAAATAGACAAAACTGTCGAAAATTCAATCCAACAAATACAGAGCTTCCTTCCGTCtgtgacaaaaaaacaaaaagaaatcgATGATTGCATAGAAGATATAGAAAGCATAAAGACACATGCCACAGATATGCAAACATTTTTAGGATTTAAACAATTAGAAATCAacttgaaacaaacagaaaacaacaTTCTGTCATGGGTAAATGGTGATAGTTTGTCTCAAGTCATGGTATCATACAAGTTAAACACTTTATTGCAACATATCAGTAAAGAAATCATTACATTTGGAAAACCTGTTGTAGATGTTAACCCTTGTAAGTTATCATTGAAAAGAAGGAAAGAGGGTCAAGCTCAGTTGATGAAAGTAAATGTGTACCCTAAAAGATCAGTTGAACATATGACACTAGAgctaaaagcaaaaataaaaacagaagcAAATGACGTATCAGGTTGCTGTATTTTACCTTGCGGAAAATTTGTTATCTCAAACTATAATCCTTCTGATTTGACAATTTGTTCAGCGGATGGGaaagttgaaaaaataattacaaaccGTGTGTATGATATCCACGATGTTACATGTGTCGACAATGAAACTGTTGCCGTTATTTCAAGCTCGAAAAAGAATATAATACTCGTTAGTCTTATTTCAGGTAAAGAATCTAGAATTATCTATACGAGTTCCCCTTCTCATGGCTTAATTTACTTTGCAGGCAATTTCATTGTTTGTCTTACTAGCGGAAAATTGCAACGGGTTAATATGCAGGGAGTCCAAGATAACCATACTAATTACAATCCGAGCGCTGTGGGCTCAATTTATGTATCTGCATATCGCAATGATACGCTTTACTCTATTGAGAAAACTTCAAATAAGATCGTCTGTCACAATAAAAAAGGAAACGTACTATGGAAATTTACAGACGAAAAAACGCTTAAATGTCCTCAAAGTATAACAGTGGATGAACACGGAATAAGTTTTGTCGCAATGAAAGGATCAAACAAAGTTATTGCAATAGCAGCTGACGGTGAAAAGCATAAAATTCTCCTGTCAGAAAAAGACTTACGTGGTTCTCCGTGGGCAATAGACTACAACAGTAATTTAAAATCGTTGCTTGTTGCAAACGAAAAAGGTGGTCAAGCATTTTTGTATACAGTTAGTTACAAGTAA